The Chryseobacterium geocarposphaerae genome window below encodes:
- a CDS encoding glycoside hydrolase family 43 protein, with product MKINKSFYIVSFLGFIGLNNLSAQVNHSEKATTRFTNPIIWADAPDLSITRNGDDFYLISTTMHLMPGAPVMHSKDLVHWEMSSYVFDTLNDNSKYDLIDGSVYGRGQWASSIRYHKGKYYVLFSPNDEPFKSYFYVTDNPEKGNWKLITRTRHFHDASLLFDDDDRVYVFTSNKVFELSPDFKTIIGNQDGTEVFQKDASETGLLEGNQIIKKDGKYYMMMISWPRGGKRRQEVYRADKATGPYEKKVILEDNFLGFSYAGQGALIDDKNGNWYSLIFQDRNGVGRVPILLPVKWENDWPVLGDNGKVPLTGEVPLSPFKPKNHLVESDEFSDKKMKIQWQWNHNPVNTAWSLSDRKGFLRLKTNRVVANLYLAPNTLTQRMEGPKSSGVVALDVKGMKDGDVAGFSAFNGDSGILSVVMENGKKFIVFSTNEVSLDNKTKAVTGVKKEEKKRIPLNSDKVYFKIDADFNLGKDLADFYYSTDQKNWTEMAKDYKMIFDYRRFFMGSKFAVFNYATKDLGGFVDVDFFRYTNSSTIK from the coding sequence GTGAAAATTAATAAATCATTTTATATAGTTTCTTTTTTGGGATTTATCGGGCTGAATAACCTTTCAGCCCAGGTAAATCACTCTGAAAAGGCGACAACCCGATTTACCAACCCAATCATTTGGGCAGATGCCCCGGATTTATCAATCACCAGAAACGGCGACGATTTTTACCTGATAAGCACTACAATGCATCTTATGCCAGGCGCTCCGGTAATGCATTCCAAAGATTTGGTCCATTGGGAAATGTCGAGCTATGTTTTTGATACACTAAATGATAATTCAAAATACGATTTGATTGACGGAAGCGTTTACGGGCGCGGACAATGGGCATCGTCCATCCGTTATCACAAAGGAAAATATTACGTTCTGTTCTCTCCGAATGACGAGCCTTTCAAATCCTATTTTTATGTTACCGACAATCCTGAAAAAGGCAATTGGAAGCTTATCACGAGAACCAGGCATTTTCACGACGCGTCTTTACTTTTTGATGATGATGACAGAGTTTACGTTTTTACTTCCAACAAAGTTTTTGAGCTGAGCCCGGATTTTAAAACCATTATCGGGAATCAGGACGGAACGGAAGTTTTTCAAAAAGATGCTTCGGAAACTGGACTTTTGGAAGGTAATCAAATCATTAAGAAAGACGGAAAATATTATATGATGATGATTTCCTGGCCGAGAGGCGGAAAACGTCGTCAGGAAGTTTACAGAGCTGATAAAGCTACCGGACCTTATGAGAAAAAAGTCATCCTTGAAGACAATTTTCTTGGATTTTCATACGCCGGACAAGGTGCTTTAATCGATGATAAAAATGGTAATTGGTATTCGCTGATTTTCCAGGATAGAAATGGTGTAGGCCGTGTCCCGATTTTGCTTCCGGTAAAATGGGAAAACGACTGGCCGGTTTTGGGCGACAACGGAAAAGTGCCTCTGACAGGTGAAGTCCCGCTTTCGCCATTTAAACCAAAAAATCATCTGGTGGAAAGCGACGAATTCTCCGACAAAAAAATGAAAATCCAGTGGCAATGGAATCATAATCCTGTCAACACAGCTTGGTCTTTATCCGACAGAAAAGGCTTTTTAAGGTTAAAAACCAATAGAGTCGTTGCTAATCTGTACCTCGCTCCGAATACGTTGACCCAAAGAATGGAAGGCCCGAAATCCAGCGGCGTAGTTGCTTTGGATGTAAAAGGGATGAAAGACGGTGATGTTGCTGGTTTCAGTGCGTTCAATGGTGATTCCGGGATTTTGTCTGTGGTAATGGAAAATGGTAAAAAGTTTATTGTCTTTTCAACCAATGAAGTCAGTTTAGATAATAAAACCAAGGCGGTTACAGGTGTTAAAAAAGAAGAAAAAAAGAGAATCCCATTAAACTCGGACAAAGTTTATTTTAAAATTGATGCCGATTTTAATCTCGGAAAAGATTTGGCAGACTTCTATTACAGCACCGACCAAAAGAACTGGACGGAAATGGCAAAAGATTACAAAATGATTTTCGATTACCGAAGATTTTTTATGGGCTCTAAGTTTGCGGTTTTCAATTATGCAACCAAAGATCTGGGAGGTTTTGTAGATGTTGATTTTTTCAGATATACAAATTCTTCAACCATAAAATAA
- a CDS encoding glycoside hydrolase family 31 protein — protein MSFTKINIKTSIITGVIFSGMLHVNAQSYQKTDSGLKFSADNINVEVKFYGENTIRIIKYPAGKSFVKNSLSVIKQEQKTRFSVSENKNIISVKTNDLNIFIDAKNGTITYKSPSGKEFLKEKESDFKPFNDAGDQTYSVTQAFQLEKDEPIYGLGILQNGKMSQRNTDVKMIQNNTWDFVPFFQSVKGYGVFWDNYSPTQFTDKPDKTSFSSEVGEGVDYYFIYGKNADGVVAGMRNLTGNVPMIPLWTYGYWQSKERYKSQDELLDVVKKYRDLKVPLDGIIQDWQYWGNNYQWNAMDFISPDFPDAKKMIQNIHDMNAHLSVSIWSSFGPMTNPYREMDKKEMLFNFKTWPESGLEVWPPDMNYPSGVRVYDAYNPEARNIYWKYLNKGVFSLGVDTWWMDSTEPDHLSQKPEDLDTKTYLGSFRKVRNAYPLMTVGGVYDHQRETTSDKRVFILTRSAFAGQQRYAANTWSGDVNSSWESLRNQVPAGLNFSLTGNPNFNSDIGGFFAGVYKRNGGTKNPMFQELYVRWLQYGTFTPMMRSHGTDVPREIYQFGQKGGVVYDVIEKFIKLRYSMLPYIYSTSWDVSKNNSSFLRALSMDFSTDKRTWDINNEYLFGKSFLVAPILNPQYTPEKIVKTDENEGWNKTDNSLSNIDFTQNKTVKVYLPADSDWFDFWTNEKHKGGQELQKEVNLQSIPLYVRAGSIIPFGPDVQYATEKKWDNLTVKIYPGTDADFVLYEDEFDNYNYEKGNYSEIPFHWNEKSKTLTIDSRKGNFKGMIDQRNFTLILPNGQQQSVNYSGKRINVSFK, from the coding sequence ATGAGCTTTACAAAGATTAATATAAAAACTTCCATCATTACCGGCGTAATATTTTCCGGAATGCTGCATGTAAATGCACAGTCTTATCAGAAAACAGATTCGGGATTGAAATTTTCTGCTGATAATATAAATGTCGAAGTAAAATTTTATGGAGAAAATACGATTAGAATTATTAAATATCCTGCCGGAAAATCATTTGTTAAAAATAGTTTGTCGGTCATTAAGCAAGAGCAGAAAACCAGATTTTCAGTTTCAGAAAACAAAAATATAATTTCAGTAAAAACGAATGATTTAAATATTTTTATTGATGCTAAAAATGGAACAATTACATACAAATCGCCTTCAGGAAAAGAATTTTTAAAGGAAAAAGAAAGTGATTTTAAGCCTTTTAATGATGCAGGAGATCAGACGTATTCGGTTACACAAGCTTTTCAACTGGAAAAAGACGAACCCATCTACGGTTTAGGAATTTTACAGAACGGGAAAATGTCCCAGCGAAATACAGATGTAAAAATGATTCAGAATAACACCTGGGATTTTGTGCCGTTTTTTCAGTCTGTAAAAGGGTATGGCGTTTTTTGGGATAATTATTCTCCGACACAATTTACTGATAAACCGGACAAAACATCATTCTCTTCGGAAGTTGGGGAAGGTGTCGATTATTATTTTATCTACGGAAAAAATGCTGATGGCGTAGTCGCAGGAATGCGAAATTTGACGGGAAATGTCCCGATGATTCCTTTATGGACTTACGGTTACTGGCAGAGCAAAGAACGCTACAAAAGTCAGGATGAGCTTTTGGATGTCGTTAAAAAATACCGTGATCTGAAAGTTCCTTTAGACGGAATTATTCAGGATTGGCAATATTGGGGCAACAATTATCAATGGAATGCAATGGATTTCATCAGTCCCGATTTTCCCGATGCCAAAAAAATGATACAGAACATCCACGATATGAATGCGCATCTTTCCGTTTCTATCTGGTCGTCTTTCGGTCCGATGACGAACCCTTACCGTGAGATGGACAAAAAAGAGATGCTTTTCAATTTTAAAACCTGGCCGGAATCTGGCCTGGAAGTGTGGCCGCCTGATATGAATTACCCTTCAGGAGTCCGCGTTTACGATGCTTATAATCCCGAAGCTAGAAATATTTACTGGAAATATCTCAACAAAGGCGTTTTCAGTCTAGGCGTCGATACCTGGTGGATGGATTCTACGGAACCGGATCATCTTAGCCAAAAGCCGGAAGATTTAGATACCAAAACTTACCTTGGTTCTTTCCGAAAAGTGAGAAATGCGTATCCGTTGATGACAGTTGGCGGAGTTTATGACCATCAGCGTGAAACAACCAGTGACAAAAGGGTTTTTATTTTAACAAGGTCAGCTTTTGCGGGTCAACAGAGATATGCAGCCAATACTTGGTCGGGCGATGTCAACTCTTCGTGGGAATCTTTGCGCAATCAGGTTCCGGCAGGTTTAAATTTCAGTCTGACTGGAAATCCAAATTTCAATTCTGATATCGGCGGTTTCTTTGCCGGTGTTTATAAAAGAAATGGAGGAACCAAAAATCCAATGTTTCAGGAATTATACGTTCGCTGGCTGCAATATGGGACTTTTACACCAATGATGCGTTCGCACGGAACCGATGTTCCAAGGGAAATTTATCAGTTTGGTCAAAAAGGCGGTGTTGTTTACGATGTGATAGAGAAATTCATCAAGCTACGTTACAGTATGTTGCCGTATATTTATTCGACTTCGTGGGATGTTTCTAAAAATAATTCGAGTTTTCTGCGGGCACTTTCGATGGATTTTTCAACGGACAAAAGAACTTGGGACATTAACAACGAATATCTTTTCGGGAAATCATTCTTAGTGGCACCGATTCTTAATCCCCAATACACGCCTGAAAAAATCGTAAAAACCGATGAAAATGAAGGCTGGAATAAAACCGATAATTCACTTTCCAATATAGATTTCACCCAAAATAAAACCGTGAAGGTTTATCTTCCGGCAGATTCAGATTGGTTTGATTTCTGGACGAATGAAAAACACAAAGGCGGTCAAGAACTTCAGAAAGAGGTTAATCTTCAAAGCATTCCGCTGTATGTGAGAGCAGGAAGTATCATTCCGTTTGGTCCTGATGTACAGTATGCTACTGAGAAAAAATGGGACAATCTCACGGTAAAAATCTATCCGGGAACAGATGCAGATTTCGTC
- a CDS encoding alpha/beta hydrolase-fold protein — protein MNKSVVFALGFVLSGIFVSAQTLDKQAPQGFDVENSTISHGKIDTIQYPSKTVGTTRKALIYTPPGFKKGEKYPVLYLLHGIGGDEKEWFNQGKPNVILDNLYAQGKLQPMIVVLPNGRAMRDDRATGNIMAPDKVEAFATFEKDLLNDLIPFVEKKYPVKKDRENRALAGLSMGGGQTQNFAFGNIDKFAWLGAFSSAPNTKEPSKLLPNPQDALKMKLIFISCGDADGLMSFSKRTSDYLRKNKIPHIFYIEPGGHDFKVWKNDLYIFSQLLFKPVDKTKFDGFTVLGTPAATNIRNAQYPQILPDGRVMFKVKALEAQKVQIDLGKKYALKKDADGFWTGTTDPQSGSFHYYSLLIDGVAVADPSSQTFYGMGRYASGIDIPFDGDDFYALKDVPHGDIRIKNFYSKVTNSWRRVFIYTPPGYDQNSAESYPALYILHGGGEDESGWANQGKTNLILDNLIAEGKAKKMVIIMPDANIGQGGIRNFGERNLQMFEKELKESIIPFAESNYRIKKGKENRALAGLSMGGIYTLYAGIQNSDMFSSLGVFSSGYMLPMLQDVADKQYKFLNENKAAFSSNIKNFWISMGGKDDIAYENGQKMLKELDKIGIKYSYTDYPGGHTWPVWRNSLYQFAQELFK, from the coding sequence ATGAATAAATCAGTTGTATTTGCTTTAGGATTTGTTTTATCAGGAATATTTGTTTCTGCGCAAACTCTTGATAAACAGGCTCCACAGGGTTTTGATGTTGAAAATTCAACGATTTCCCACGGAAAAATTGATACGATTCAATATCCATCAAAAACAGTTGGAACAACAAGAAAAGCTTTGATCTATACACCGCCGGGATTCAAAAAAGGGGAAAAATATCCTGTTCTTTATCTGCTGCACGGTATTGGCGGAGACGAAAAAGAATGGTTTAACCAAGGAAAGCCTAATGTTATTCTGGATAATCTCTATGCACAGGGAAAACTGCAGCCGATGATTGTTGTTTTACCTAACGGCCGTGCGATGAGAGATGACAGAGCTACTGGAAATATAATGGCTCCGGATAAAGTGGAGGCATTCGCAACTTTTGAAAAAGACCTGCTGAATGACCTGATTCCGTTCGTAGAGAAAAAATATCCTGTAAAAAAAGACCGTGAAAACCGAGCTTTGGCAGGACTTTCAATGGGGGGTGGACAAACACAGAATTTTGCTTTCGGAAACATCGATAAATTTGCGTGGCTGGGCGCATTTTCTTCAGCACCCAACACGAAAGAACCAAGCAAACTTTTGCCCAATCCGCAGGATGCGCTGAAGATGAAGCTCATTTTTATTTCCTGCGGCGATGCAGACGGATTGATGTCTTTCAGCAAAAGAACCAGCGATTATCTGAGAAAAAATAAAATCCCGCATATTTTTTACATCGAACCGGGCGGCCACGATTTCAAAGTCTGGAAAAATGATTTGTACATCTTTTCACAGCTGTTATTCAAGCCTGTTGATAAAACTAAATTTGATGGATTTACCGTTTTAGGAACACCTGCAGCAACCAATATCAGGAATGCGCAGTATCCTCAAATCCTTCCCGACGGAAGAGTAATGTTCAAGGTGAAAGCTCTGGAAGCGCAAAAAGTTCAGATCGATTTAGGAAAAAAATATGCCCTGAAAAAAGACGCAGACGGCTTCTGGACAGGCACAACTGATCCTCAAAGCGGAAGCTTTCATTATTATTCCCTGCTGATTGATGGTGTTGCGGTGGCAGACCCGTCAAGTCAGACTTTTTACGGAATGGGAAGATACGCCAGCGGAATCGATATTCCTTTTGACGGCGATGATTTCTATGCCTTAAAAGACGTTCCGCATGGTGATATCCGTATTAAAAATTTCTATTCCAAAGTCACTAATTCATGGAGAAGAGTTTTCATCTATACACCGCCGGGTTACGATCAAAATTCTGCTGAATCTTACCCTGCGCTGTATATTTTACACGGCGGAGGCGAAGACGAAAGCGGTTGGGCGAATCAGGGCAAAACGAATCTGATTTTGGATAATCTGATTGCAGAAGGAAAAGCAAAAAAAATGGTTATCATCATGCCCGACGCTAACATTGGCCAGGGCGGAATCCGAAACTTTGGCGAACGCAATCTTCAGATGTTTGAAAAGGAGCTGAAAGAATCCATCATTCCTTTTGCAGAATCCAATTACAGGATAAAAAAGGGTAAAGAAAATCGTGCTTTGGCAGGGCTTTCCATGGGGGGAATTTATACATTGTATGCCGGAATTCAGAATTCGGATATGTTCTCAAGTCTGGGTGTTTTCAGTTCAGGATATATGCTGCCGATGCTTCAGGATGTTGCTGATAAACAGTACAAATTTTTAAATGAAAATAAAGCTGCCTTTTCTTCCAACATCAAAAATTTCTGGATTTCAATGGGCGGAAAAGATGATATCGCTTATGAAAACGGTCAGAAAATGCTGAAAGAATTAGATAAAATCGGAATTAAATATTCTTACACAGATTATCCCGGAGGTCACACCTGGCCGGTTTGGAGAAACAGTCTGTATCAGTTTGCGCAGGAGCTTTTTAAATAA